One Alligator mississippiensis isolate rAllMis1 chromosome 1, rAllMis1, whole genome shotgun sequence genomic window carries:
- the LOC132250767 gene encoding interferon-induced very large GTPase 1-like: MSGEDEKPEDLIQRDPVQEELLTRLHGVGLCSEYWLPKLRDKLGVTSLQALKHLQYEDYLKLECETWYPWEKRALQQLLKLTDSKTTMKQLQEECLERLQKKQEKAKLALEELKEMQESGRSRHEEEVKCKEERLWQAMDVPREYWVASEKPLVEVIENMQKQLNLLEESVSKGENIPDEEVLRRASGGLALQGIYRTDKLEDLLEKREPLITVPYRFKLSSPEQGSLFETKAFSSSREESTFTKTIEKLGFSTSVAAKGGFWGFSAETSTDYSTASEHEETHRSRCEHTYICTAKYSYIPLASCYFPKDQLRLSRPALQELTGIEQLLSHTPEPDRLEMLKSRCGGFFTRFGSHVNQGPLHFGGIFWWKASSEGFRAEQLDEVKKQTSDALNSYVGGSFTGFGFSAAGVVKVSASNSAASLQGTGRKNQETKIRLFATKMGGPPDVDALARWKSELVMNNKTWCVIDRGLQLIPVWDMILANHRQDFADVHQVSKSLRAAYAALTNQSTSPLFGEGLISAVDEAKAFLEDLKTWHVTGDEEQLLKLMDFKQKLNERTKNYSVWISVCLSDKGLQDFLEKTVSLCRELPAQNTFSIRSQLRCLLDPHVYSVKNFPRSSLVMQWVFHTEDVSPNPVSVSDFPALTETLQQMKSYIQEVTYEPLSSAAAVQEAKVKATTHVSLALSSLLEGLRERAQTDTELLLLSIAASTGYQVESHTFQHLLGSPDINFMLREMQTAHEEYLTLRDGAVYRAQAFLLLTCLTITPESRDVSPEQKSKRLAFVEGRMGDSWCPEMTSVLRKYRAWRDWEGLEGDLKSLIEGDVEATNDDKKKYGIRKEMEEIFQGTKASDLPHSKPLVKSSSGQMQETTENQAFLNLLKRLGLASYYPQKMGRADFHIIYKTSVHDSQPSKDSELPFYFLQKLMMLDYRVRYLVCKDDTKTEQDPANAPTTQGNEDESSDTFDDFFNDFSEEASESAISQTHVHPMDIQMAIFHCADDFMRQYVCTKLALCQFALPLLVPSPRGSQIQFPLWALSLLHKSWKGAEQSGVGTTTKTTKNKLIYRVDTPVVSFMRIGDSPASSKSQILNALLSKHKHNIFFHRHCRGSSQDCLLMRGVVEIFWYCPGGRDDDRFDNCIAFTNLHGDAREHEQQIQFLQEVSSINVLLITESGQKDEKGMKIIHDLWQSEKPLICLLADKEKVVAGRSTQNIKIALKNRNEAELIDELTTTITHFLAGSPRTVSLEACGEIARQHGFLIDEDKEECKEAKAVAQDLVELLKENKLHDIKEKLLPLQGELWHKWCRKDKELTRLQDKGDRSIEQHRSEIESEKSVIRNKQLKRAFLLNDLMRSMLEFLQKHPEATKKYFLQWMKVFMDDLSSDRLAALQQNYHKLWSDILAQKKKGGDGGLKNKLRKLEALSNEINDSTIGLEHILREVGQIYEALEAMNERDKCFHELPQIAADLMVSGYPVELMDGDASYVPLKWVGAVFDRLIEKLGDKKVFVLSVLGIQSTGKSTLLNAMFGLQFSVSAGRCTRGAFMQLIKVDEKLQQDLHFDYLFVVDTEGLRAMELANKLSLNHDNELATFVIGLGNVTLINIFGENPSEMQDILQIAVQAFLRMKQVRLSPGCLFVHQNVGDIAAKEQNMEGQRRLQEKLDEMTVTAAQQEFCDATCFNDVIRFDVNSHIHYFAHLWEGNPPMAPPNPSYSQNVQDLKNSILAAARHESQGRVLQLSGLKDRIGDLWSALLNENFIFSFKNSLEIAVYKKLEVMYGQWTWQLRSHILDLETKLSNRIRNGDVLPVSHGNLEGQVQAKYSAIMKEFEEYFSEDKDSEMLIQWKGSIELKLKDLKESLVAETKKKCEKLIELKKNQNKLDAKKSEYENELLKRSKVVALSLKGKELSERELRRSFNSLWTKWVRHVSSVAPAAEELDINVDLENILLERFKQPNLAGRIKDFSRESKFSVDFSKHICKKKNLFNILGCSLNECDKRNIEQITGQIMDHVKEYIDQKEQEKVDYNRVYFYEILSEIKAPINSLPNTSKYTFNTDYEIDLSLYLCKRAAQRFEDMHTAFKKANDPALYLESKREDFFKCFQISCQGATSITTFADFLCAKLSAALPQAVYDKTANDIAGEMRANYPAFNGNRSKLDAYVLKSLAEEENFEKYQKYIHFPKDFAEGFIKTCVEDYSLDKKNPRLKTVLSSSLDTLRSRVVSAIDVSTRVVKDRSGDVSSWLDEFCSRLGQDLCFPRSDLKSIEHQEITDIEFLKKAMNEALDPVIEKLRKGFADTGLHSLRKKPHTILAEQLGGCWEQCPFCKAVCTNTIADHDGAHSVSFHRPKGVSGWHWSTTNHLVTDICSSLVASDGSFLLHDGRKFPYKKYREVGHPFDTWNITPDTSVLPYWKWFVCRFREQLEKWHDKKFEGRGEIPSQWKDIEKVVVLSELENLLK; the protein is encoded by the coding sequence ATGTCTGGAGAAGATGAAAAACCTGAAGATCTGATTCAGAGAGATCCTGTTCAGGAAGAACTGCTGACCAGACTTCATGGCGTGGGACTCTGCTCAGAGTACTGGCTCCCTAAGCTACGGGACAAACTGGGGGTTACCTCTCTACAAGCTTTGAAACACCTGCAGTATGAAGACTATCTAAAGCTTGAGTGTGAAACGTGGTACCCATGGGAAAAGCGGGCACTTCAACAGCTTCTCAAATTAACAGACAGCAAGACAACAAtgaagcagctgcaggaagagTGCTTGGAGAGGCTACAGAAGAAGCAAGAAAAAGCCAAGCTAGCACTGGAGGAGCTAAAGGAAATGCAGGAAAGTGGCCGAAGCCGCCACGAGGAAGAGGTGAAATGCAAAGAGGAACGCCTGTGGCAAGCAATGGATGTACCCCGCGAGTACTGGGTGGCGTCTGAGAAGCCTTTGGTGGAGGTGATAGAGAACATGCAGAAGCAACTAAACCTCCTGGAGGAGTCGGTGTCCAAGGGGGAGAACATCCCCGACGAGGAGGTGCTGAGGCGGGCGTCAGGAGGGCTGGCCCTGCAAGGCATTTACAGAACAGACAAGCTTGAGGACCTGCTGGAGAAGAGAGAGCCGCTCATAACCGTCCCGTACAGATTCAAGCTCTCCAGCCCAGAGCAAGGGTCCCTGTTTGAGACGAAGGCGTTTTCCTCGTCCAGAGAAGAATCCACCTTCACCAAGACCATAGAGAAGCTGGGCTTCAGCACGAGTGTTGCAGCCAAAGGTGGATTCTGGGGGTTTAGTGCCGAAACCAGCACAGATTACAGCACAGCTTCAGAACATGAAGAAACCCACAGGTCCCGCTGTGAGCACACGTACATTTGCACTGCCAAGTACAGCTACATCCCGCTGGCCTCCTGCTACTTCCCAAAGGACCAGCTTCGACTGTCCAGGCCAGCACTGCAAGAGCTAACAGGGATCGAGCAGCTTCTGAGTCACACCCCGGAGCCAGACAGGCTGGAGATGCTGAAGAGCCGCTGCGGGGGTTTCTTCACCAGATTCGGGTCTCATGTCAACCAGGGCCCCCTCCACTTCGGTGGGATCTTCTGGTGGAAAGCATCTTCTGAGGGATTTCGGGCAGAGCAGCTGGACGAGGTGAAGAAACAGACATCGGATGCCCTTAACTCCTACGTAGGGGGCAGCTTCACGGGCTTTGGTTTCAGCGCTGCAGGGGTGGTTAAGGTATCAGCGTCGAACTCTGCAGCATCGCTCCAGGGCACAGGGAGGAAAAACCAGGAAACAAAGATTCGGCTGTTTGCGACCAAGATGGGAGGCCCCCCTGACGTGGATGCTCTTGCACGATGGAAATCGGAACTTGTGATGAATAACAAAACCTGGTGCGTTATAGACCGAGGCCTCCAGCTGATCCCAGTGTGGGACATGATCCTGGCCAATCACAGACAGGACTTTGCCGACGTTCATCAGGTAAGCAAAAGTCTCCGGGCTGCCTACGCAGCACTGACAAACCAAAGCACCAGCCCGTTGTTTGGAGAGGGATTAATTAGCGCAGTAGATGAGGCGAAGGCATTCTTGGAGGATCTGAAGACCTGGCACGTCACTGGGGATGAAGAGCAGTTGTTGAAGTTAATGGACTTCAAACAGAAGTTGAATGAAAGAACAAAGAACTACAGCGTGTGGATCAGTGTCTGCCTGTCAGACAAGGGGCTTCAGGACTTCTTAGAAAAGACAGTTTCTCTGTGCAGAGAGTTGCCGGCACAAAACACCTTTTCCATCAGATCTCAGCTGCGCTGCCTTCTGGACCCTCACGTCTACTCCGTGAAGAACTTCCCCCGATCCTCTCTCGTTATGCAGTGGGTTTTCCACACCGAGGATGTGAGTCCAAACCCCGTCAGCGTCTCGGACTTTCCAGCCCTTACTGAGACACTGCAGCAAATGAAGAGTTACATACAGGAGGTCACCTACGAGCCACTGTCCTCTGCAGCAGCCGTTCAAGAAGCAAAGGTGAAGGCTACAACACATGTCAGCTTGGCTTTGTCTTCTCTACTGGAGGGTCTGCGGGAGAGAGCACAGACGGACACAGAACTGCTACTGCTCTCCATTGCCGCCAGCACCGGATACCAGGTGGAAAGCCACACCTTTCAGCACCTCCTTGGAAGTCCCGACATTAACTTCATGCTAAGGGAAATGCAAACAGCACATGAAGAATATTTGACTCTGAGGGATGGGGCTGTTTACAGAGCTCAGGCTTTCCTGCTGCTGACGTGTCTGACAATAACCCCCGAATCCAGAGATGTGTCTCCAGAGCAAAAGAGCAAGCGACTGGCTTTTGTAGAAGGTCGCATGGGAGACTCGTGGTGTCCTGAAATGACAAGTGTCCTTCGAAAGTATAGGGCATGGCGTGATTGGGAAGGCCTGGAAGGAGACTTGAAGTCCCTCATAGAGGGAGACGTTGAAGCCACAAATGATGATAAAAAGAAATACGGTataagaaaagaaatggaagaaatcTTTCAAGGGACAAAAGCTTCAGATCTACCACACTCCAAACCTCTTGTGAAATCCAGCAGTGGCCAAATGCAGGAAACTACTGAAAACCAAGCGTTTCTGAATTTATTGAAGCGACTGGGACTTGCCAGCTATTATCCACAGAAAATGGGGCGAGCAGATTTCCACATCATTTACAAGACCTCTGTGCATGACAGCCAGCCCAGCAAGGACAGTGAGCtgccattttattttttgcaaaagctGATGATGCTGGACTACCGTGTAAGGTACCTGGTTTGCAAGGATGACACGAAAACTGAACAAGACCCAGCAAATGCACCAACAACCCAAGGCAATGAGGACGAATCCTCCGATACATTTGATGACTTTTTTAATGACTTCAGTGAGGAAGCCAGTGAATCTGCCATCAGTCAGACACACGTGCATCCAATGGACATCCAGATGGCAATTTTTCACTGTGCCGATGATTTCATGAGGCAATACGTTTGCACAAAGCTTGCGCTCTGCCAGTTTGCCCTCCCACTGCTGGTGCCAAGTCCTCGTGGCTCCCAGATACAATTCCCTCTTTGGGCCCTTAGCCTGCTCCACAAGAGCTGGAAAGGCGCTGAGCAATCTGGAGTGGGCACGACAACTAAAACTACCAAAAACAAACTGATTTACCGAGTGGACACCCCAGTGGTGTCCTTCATGCGCATTGGGGATTCTCCTGCTTCTTCTAAGTCTCAGATCCTGAACGCGCTGCTGAGCAAGCACAAGCACAATATCTTTTTCCATCGTCattgcagaggcagcagccaagACTGCCTCCTAATGAGAGGAGTTGTGGAAATCTTCTGGTATTGTCCGGGTGGGAGAGATGACGATCGATTTGACAACTGCATTGCCTTTACTAACCTGCACGGAGATGCACGAGAACACGAGCAACAAATCCAGTTCTTACAGGAAGTTTCTTCTATTAATGTGCTTCTCATCACTGAGTCTGGTCAGAAGGACGAAAAAGGCATGAAAATTATACATGATCTCTGGCAATCTGAAAAACCTCTGATCTGTCTTCTTGCTGACAAAGAGAAGGTTGTGGCTGGAAGATCTACCCAGAACATCAAAATAGCCCTCAAGAACAGGAACGAAGCAGAGCTGATAGACGAGCTGACCACAACCATTACGCATTTCCTGGCAGGCTCACCCCGTACTGTCAGTCTGGAGGCCTGTGGAGAGATCGCTCGCCAGCACGGTTTCCTCATTGATGAAGACAAGGAAGAGTGTAAGGAAGCCAAAGCTGTGGCACAGGATCTGGTGGAGCTCTTGAAAGAGAATAAATTGCATGACATCAAGGAAaagctactgcccttgcaaggagAGTTGTGGCACAAGTGGTGCAGAAAGGACAAAGAACTTACACGCCTGCAGGACAAAGGGGACCGAAGCATTGAGCAGCACCGGAGTGAGATTGAGTCAGAAAAGTCTGTGATACGAAATAAGCAGCTGAAAAGAGCATTCCTCCTCAATGACCTGATGAGGTCCATGCTTGAATTTCTCCAGAAACATCCAGAGGCCACCAAAAAGTACTTCTTGCAGTGGATGAAAGTCTTCATGGATGACCTGTCCTCCGACCGGCTTGCAGCTCTTCAGCAAAATTATCATAAATTGTGGTCTGATATCTTggcacaaaagaaaaaaggaggcgATGGTGGCTTGAAAAATAAGCTAAGAAAGTTAGAGGCACTCTCAAATGAAATAAATGATTCTACCATTGGCCTTGAGCACATTTTGAGAGAGGTTGGGCAGATTTATGAAGCTTTGGAGGCCATGAATGAAAGGGATAAATGTTTTCATGAACTACCTCAAATTGCCGCTGACCTGATGGTTTCAGGGTATCCCGTTGAGCTGATGGACGGTGACGCTTCCTACGTGCCACTAAAATGGGTGGGAGCAGTTTTTGACAGATTGATTGAGAAGCTGGGGGACAAAAAGGTGTTTGTTCTCTCGGTGCTCGGCATCCAGAGCACTGGAAAATCAACACTGCTCAACGCCATGTTTGGCCTGCAGTTCAGCGTCAGTGCAGGGCGATGCACCAGGGGAGCTTTTATGCAGCTCATTAAAGTGGATGAGAAACTCCAACAAGATCTGCACTTTGATTACTTATTTGTAGTTGATACTGAGGGGCTTCGGGCCATGGAGCTGGCCAATAAACTGTCACTTAATCATGACAACGAGCTGGCCACTTTCGTCATTGGCCTCGGCAACGTGACGTTAATCAATATATTTGGAGAGAATCCCTCAGAAATGCAGGACATCCTTCAGATCGCAGTGCAGGCTTTTCTGAGGATGAAGCAAGTCCGTCTCTCCCCAGGCTGTTTGTTTGTGCACCAAAATGTTGGCGACATCGCTGCAAAAGAGCAGAACATGGAAGGACAAAGGCGCTTGCAGGAAAAGTTAGATGAAATGACGGTcacagcagcccagcaggagtTCTGTGATGCCACCTGCTTTAACGATGTGATCCGGTTTGATGTGAACAGCCACATCCACTACTTTGCTCACCTGTGGGAAGGGAACCCCCCCATGGCCCCTCCAAATCCCAGTTACAGCCAGAACGTGCAGGACCTGAAGAACAGCATCCTCGCAGCTGCCAGACACGAATCCCAGGGCAGGGTCTTACAGCTCTCAGGATTAAAGGACCGCATCGGCGACCTGTGGAGCGCTTTGCTGAATGagaattttattttcagcttCAAGAATTCACTGGAGATTGCAGTGTACAAGAAGTTAGAAGTGATGTATGGCCAATGGACGTGGCAGCTGAGAAGCCACATACTGGATTTGGAAACGAAACTGAGCAATCGCATTCGGAACGGAGACGTGCTCCCGGTCAGCCACGGAAATCTGGAAGGACAGGTTCAAGCAAAGTACAGTGCCATCATGAAGGAGTTTGAAGAGTATTTCAGTGAGGACAAGGACTCGGAGATGTTGATCCAGTGGAAAGGCAGCATTGAACTGAAGCTGAAAGATCTGAAGGAGTCACTTGTggcagaaacaaaaaagaaatgtgaaaaaCTCATTGAACTCAAGAAGAACCAAAACAAGTTAGATGCAAAGAAGTCAGAGTATGAGAATGAGCTTCTCAAAAGAAGCAAAGTTGTGGCTCTGTCACTAAAAGGCAAGGAACTGAGTGAACGCGAACTGAGACGCAGCTTTAACTCCCTCTGGACTAAGTGGGTCAGACATGTGTCCTCAGTGGCTCCAGCTGCTGAAGAGCTTGATATTAATGTTGACCTGGAGAATATCCTCCTGGAGCGTTTTAAACAGCCTAATCTAGCAGGAAGAATTAAGGATTTCTCTAGGGAAAGTAAGTTTTCTGTTGATTTTTCTAAACatatttgcaaaaagaaaaatttgTTCAACATTTTAGGCTGCAGCTTAAATGAATGTGACAAAAGGAACATAGAGCAAATCACAGGTCAAATCATGGACCATGTCAAAGAATATATTGATCAGAAAGAGCAAGAAAAAGTGGATTATAATCGAGTTTACTTTTATGAAATACTGAGTGAAATTAAGGCACCTATAAACTCTCTACCCAACACCTCAAAATATACCTTCAATACAGATTATGAAATAGATCTATCTTTGTACCTATGCAAAAGGGCAGCACAAAGGTTTGAAGATATGCACACAGCCTTTAAAAAAGCAAATGATCCAGCTTTGTACCTGGAAAGCAAGAGAGAAGATTTCTTCAAGTGCTTTCAGATTTCCTGCCAAGGCGCCACCTCCATCACAACGTTTGCTGATTTCTTATGTGCCAAGCTGTCTGCAGCGCTTCCCCAGGCAGTGTACGACAAGACTGCCAATGACATCGCCGGTGAGATGAGGGCCAACTATCCAGCCTTCAATGGCAATCGATCCAAACTAGATGCCTATGTTCTGAAGTCCCTGGCAGAAGAGGAAAACTTTGAGAAGTACCAGAAGTACATTCACTTCCCAAAGGACTTCGCAGAGGGTTTTATCAAAACGTGTGTTGAGGATTATTCTttagacaaaaaaaatccaagactGAAGACTGTCTTAAGTAGTTCTCTTGATACTTTGCGCTCTCGTGTTGTTTCAGCTATTGATGTCTCTACTAGGGTGGTCAAAGACAGAAGTGGTGATGTATCCTCATGGCTGGATGAGTTCTGCAGCAGACTTGGACAAGATCTGTGCTTTCCAAGAAGTGATCTGAAAAGCATTGAACACCAGGAGATTACAGATATAGAATTTCTGAAGAAAGCAATGAATGAAGCATTGGATCCAGTGATAGAAAAGCTAAGAAAGGGCTTTGCTGACACTGGTCTGCACTCATTGAGAAAGAAACCACACACAATCCTAGCTGAGCAGCTGGGtgggtgctgggagcagtgtcccTTTTGCAAAGCTGTGTGCACCAACACCATAGCTGATCATGATGGAGCCCACAGTGTTTCCTTCCATCGTCCTAAAGGTGTGAGTGGATGGCACTGGTCCACAACAAACCATCTTGTTACTGATATTTGTTCCAGTCTTGTAGCAAGTGATGGCTCTTTTTTACTTCACGATGGTCGCAAGTTCCCATACAAGAAGTACCGAGAGGTGGGACATCCGTTTGACACCTGGAACATCACGCCTGACACATCAGTGCTGCCTTACTGGAAATGGTTTGTGTGTCGTTTCAGGGAACAGTTAGAAAAGTGGCATGATAAAAAATTTGAAGGCAGAGGAGAAATTCCTTCCCAGTGGAAAGATATTGAAAAAGTGGTCGTTCTTTCAGAGCTGGAAAACTTATTAAAATAG